The Palaemon carinicauda isolate YSFRI2023 chromosome 20, ASM3689809v2, whole genome shotgun sequence DNA segment atcTTTCTGGCGATGTCCCTGAGATGATCCATCTGCGTGTCGTCAGTTGATATAGGAAAGAATTCTCTGGGAACTGCGAGCGCCTGTCCGTCAACCTTTTCAGcaggcgatggctcgccatctgcgccaGGGGCGGTGGGAaagccgagaagtacccaaggaagttgtgatttccagtccccgtcggtgcagctcggcATCAAGGAAGTCTTGAGGGCACGATGAGTTCGTTCAACCATGCCGTtcgctgcggggttgtatgccatggtgctgtggagtgtcgttcccatctggtttgccagagcgagccatatctctgacaggaaagcggggcctctgtctgtcgtgatgttgaCAGGAACGCCAAATTCGCTCACCCAGTTTGACAAAaaggcttcggcgcatgcttgggtcgtagcttcggtcatcggtgatgcttccaaccacctcgtgg contains these protein-coding regions:
- the LOC137659840 gene encoding uncharacterized protein: MTEATTQACAEAFLSNWVSEFGVPVNITTDRGPAFLSEIWLALANQMGTTLHSTMAYNPAANGMVERTHRALKTSLMPSCTDGDWKSQLPWVLLGFPTAPGADGEPSPAEKVDGQALAVPREFFPISTDDTQMDHLRDIARKIRPCLKTYQDKTKHFKPRNLDDNGYVFVRVDAHRQPLTRPYRGPYQVIKKTTKAFLLDVHGREYWASIDRVKPAFLEGSDTASAGPCKSRVPPQNKTPDENKSNKR